In one window of Pseudoalteromonas espejiana DSM 9414 DNA:
- the pyrF gene encoding orotidine-5'-phosphate decarboxylase codes for MSLENSKKILIALDYDSQDAALNFVKKLSPDMCRLKVGKEMFTYFGPSFVKELIDLGFDVFLDLKFHDIPNTVAKAVTAAANMGVWMVNVHASGGFEMMNKAKLALEKFGDNAPLLIAVTVLTSMDEAELKRLGIDKSAQDQVIHLAKLAKEAGLDGVVCSAQEASALKAELGSSFKLVTPGIRPEGSDVGDQKRIMTPKQAVEAGSDYLVIGRPITQSSDPVQTLSDVNLSLK; via the coding sequence ATGTCTTTAGAAAACTCAAAAAAAATTCTTATCGCTTTAGATTACGACTCACAAGACGCAGCGCTTAATTTTGTAAAAAAACTCTCGCCAGATATGTGTCGTTTAAAAGTAGGCAAAGAAATGTTTACGTACTTTGGACCGTCATTTGTAAAAGAGTTAATTGATTTAGGGTTTGATGTTTTTTTAGACCTAAAATTTCATGATATTCCAAATACGGTTGCAAAGGCTGTAACAGCTGCAGCAAACATGGGTGTATGGATGGTTAATGTCCATGCCTCTGGCGGCTTTGAAATGATGAATAAAGCAAAGCTCGCACTAGAAAAATTTGGTGATAACGCGCCGCTATTAATTGCAGTTACAGTGTTAACGAGCATGGACGAGGCAGAGCTTAAACGTTTGGGTATAGATAAATCTGCTCAAGACCAAGTTATTCATTTAGCTAAACTAGCTAAAGAAGCAGGCTTAGATGGTGTAGTGTGCTCTGCACAAGAAGCCAGTGCATTAAAAGCCGAGCTTGGAAGTAGCTTTAAGCTAGTCACTCCAGGTATTCGTCCTGAGGGGAGTGATGTTGGCGATCAAAAGCGAATTATGACGCCTAAGCAGGCAGTAGAAGCTGGCAGTGATTACCTTGTGATTGGTAGACCCATTACTCAATCATCAGATCCAGTACAAACTTTAAGCGATGTTAATTTATCATTAAAATAA
- a CDS encoding 3'-5' exonuclease, producing MEKQSTFDWQSHYKALAHDAKNEHLKAFYTQAYGNTNTPIKAVEFVALDFETTGLNSEVDDIVSVGLVPFSMQRVYCKHAKHWVVQPRKSLSEESIVIHGITHSEVDDAPDLTSKLAPLLNALSGKVVVVHYAAIERHFLNNALLARINEGIQFALVDTMELEQRALRARQGLIGRLFNQKVGSLRLTDCRARYSLPAYHNHNALTDALATAELLIAQMQYHYREDTPLFELLS from the coding sequence ATGGAAAAGCAATCAACCTTTGATTGGCAGTCGCATTATAAAGCACTGGCGCATGATGCTAAAAATGAGCATTTAAAAGCGTTTTATACTCAGGCTTACGGCAACACGAATACCCCAATTAAGGCTGTTGAGTTTGTTGCGCTTGATTTTGAAACGACCGGTCTAAATAGTGAGGTTGACGATATAGTGAGTGTTGGGCTTGTACCGTTTTCTATGCAAAGGGTGTACTGTAAACATGCTAAACATTGGGTGGTTCAGCCTCGTAAAAGCTTAAGCGAAGAGTCAATTGTAATTCATGGTATTACTCATTCTGAGGTTGATGATGCCCCCGATTTAACCTCTAAATTAGCACCTTTACTTAATGCATTAAGCGGTAAAGTAGTGGTGGTACATTATGCGGCCATTGAACGTCACTTTTTAAATAATGCGTTACTTGCACGTATTAATGAAGGTATTCAATTTGCACTAGTAGATACCATGGAATTAGAGCAACGCGCATTAAGAGCTCGCCAAGGCTTAATAGGGCGTTTGTTTAATCAAAAGGTTGGTTCGCTTAGGTTGACTGATTGCCGCGCACGGTATTCATTGCCAGCTTATCATAACCATAATGCGCTAACCGATGCACTGGCAACGGCTGAGTTGCTCATAGCGCAAATGCAGTATCATTATCGTGAAGATACGCCGCTGTTTGAACTACTTAGTTAA
- a CDS encoding rhodanese-related sulfurtransferase yields MTAVHKDNVTNEHFVVCAMYKFVGLPNFEALRKPLLEVMEANEVRGTLLLAAEGINGTVSAKREGIDNLLAWLDTQDNLKNIVTKESYDDECPFYRTKVKLKNEIVTMGVEGVDPLKVVGSYVKPNEWNALISDPEVILIDTRNDYEIEIGTFQNAVDPNTKTFREFPQWAKENLDPEKHKKVAMFCTGGIRCEKSTAYMKEQGFDEVYHLEGGILKYLEEVPKEETMWEGECFVFDNRVAVNHDLQKGSYDQCHACRMPITEEEKQKPEYMEGVSCHHCIDDVTDEQRARFAERQKQIELAQARGEGHIGNEAQAVLQQRKEAKKAQKDAQRGK; encoded by the coding sequence ATGACTGCTGTTCATAAAGATAATGTAACAAACGAGCACTTTGTAGTGTGTGCAATGTACAAGTTTGTAGGCTTACCCAATTTTGAAGCGCTGCGTAAACCGCTTTTAGAAGTAATGGAAGCAAACGAAGTACGTGGTACTTTATTACTTGCAGCTGAAGGTATTAACGGTACTGTATCGGCAAAACGCGAAGGTATAGATAACTTACTCGCGTGGTTAGACACTCAAGATAACCTTAAAAACATCGTTACTAAAGAGTCATACGATGACGAATGCCCGTTTTACCGTACAAAAGTAAAGCTTAAAAACGAAATTGTTACCATGGGTGTTGAAGGTGTTGACCCACTTAAAGTGGTAGGTAGTTATGTTAAGCCTAATGAATGGAACGCACTTATATCTGACCCTGAAGTTATCCTTATTGATACACGTAACGATTACGAAATAGAAATTGGGACATTTCAAAATGCAGTCGACCCTAACACTAAAACTTTCCGCGAGTTCCCGCAGTGGGCTAAAGAAAACTTAGACCCTGAAAAACACAAAAAAGTGGCTATGTTTTGTACCGGTGGTATTCGCTGCGAAAAATCAACTGCCTACATGAAAGAGCAAGGCTTCGATGAGGTTTACCACTTAGAAGGTGGTATTTTAAAATACCTAGAAGAAGTACCAAAAGAAGAAACTATGTGGGAAGGCGAGTGTTTTGTATTTGATAACCGTGTAGCGGTAAATCATGATTTACAAAAAGGTTCATACGATCAGTGTCATGCGTGTCGTATGCCAATCACTGAAGAAGAAAAGCAAAAACCAGAGTACATGGAAGGTGTATCGTGTCATCATTGTATTGATGATGTGACTGATGAGCAACGCGCTCGTTTTGCTGAGCGTCAAAAGCAAATAGAGCTCGCTCAAGCCCGTGGAGAAGGGCACATTGGTAATGAAGCCCAAGCTGTTTTACAGCAACGCAAAGAGGCTAAAAAAGCGCAAAAGGATGCCCAGCGCGGTAAATAA
- a CDS encoding CvfB family protein: protein MSYLGTTQTLFVKEVSNEGAYLDGHDLGEVFLPKQEIKDELEAGDSISVFIFLDNANLPTATVKKPHAQVGEYALLRVKEINSIGAFLDWGLEKDVLAPFNEQKPRMQEGHSYLVRLYLDNASQRICASSNFNRFISKEEPNYASLQEVDLIVAGKTDIGYKVLIEESHFGVVFYNMVFKSLFVGQKLKGYVQKVREDGKIDVVLEKPGMGKVSELSEKILEKLKQEGGILAIGDKSDPELIKKVFSTSKANYKKAIGGLFKQGLIDIEAKSIRLR, encoded by the coding sequence ATGAGTTACCTAGGAACAACACAAACCCTATTTGTAAAAGAAGTTAGCAACGAAGGTGCTTACCTTGATGGCCATGATTTAGGTGAAGTGTTTTTACCAAAACAAGAAATAAAAGATGAGCTTGAAGCTGGCGACAGTATCAGTGTTTTCATTTTTTTAGATAATGCTAATTTACCAACGGCAACAGTTAAAAAACCACATGCTCAAGTGGGTGAATACGCCCTACTTCGTGTAAAAGAAATCAATAGCATAGGTGCGTTTTTAGATTGGGGCTTAGAAAAAGATGTATTAGCACCATTCAATGAACAAAAACCACGCATGCAAGAAGGTCACTCTTACCTTGTACGCTTATACTTAGACAACGCAAGCCAACGTATTTGTGCTTCTAGTAACTTTAACCGCTTTATATCAAAAGAAGAACCAAACTACGCATCGCTTCAAGAAGTTGATTTAATTGTTGCTGGTAAAACCGATATTGGCTACAAAGTGTTAATTGAAGAATCTCACTTTGGTGTTGTATTTTACAACATGGTATTTAAAAGCTTATTTGTAGGTCAAAAACTTAAAGGTTATGTTCAAAAAGTACGTGAAGATGGTAAAATTGACGTTGTACTTGAAAAGCCTGGCATGGGTAAAGTAAGTGAGCTTAGTGAAAAGATTTTAGAGAAACTCAAACAAGAGGGTGGAATACTTGCCATTGGTGATAAGTCAGATCCTGAGCTTATAAAAAAGGTTTTCTCTACGAGTAAAGCGAATTATAAAAAAGCAATTGGCGGTTTATTTAAGCAAGGCTTAATAGATATTGAAGCAAAATCCATTCGTTTAAGATAA
- a CDS encoding DEAD/DEAH box helicase, with amino-acid sequence MHFTDLGIDTRLETQLAHQGITQPTDIQAHAVPTALAGHDIFAQSKTGSGKTLAFLLPAVQRVMKQKALSKRDPRVLIVAPTRELATQVFTQLRLLIAGTNIKAVKILGGENFNDQIKALRNDPHFVVATPGRLADHITKRSLQLSGLELLIFDEADRILDLGFTEQLKMINEQANHRLRQTLLFSATLDHAQVDALSRNLLKKPKQITLSAANEQHSDIKQTLYLADHLDHKEALLEHFLKQDDVGQCIIFTATRADTSRLSEALNDKGFKSVALAGDLTQSKRLEIMDSFSRENFKILITTDVASRGLDLLSVTHVINFDLPKHAEEYVHRIGRTGRAGFKGNALSLVGPKDWASYLAIKSFLNDELVFASVEGLKAKFKGIKEKKPVAATVKTKKVTQVKKPHVKRKVKPKKPLAPIKAPMNIDGDSPMRRKKKPEQE; translated from the coding sequence TTGCACTTTACTGATCTTGGGATTGATACACGCCTTGAAACACAATTAGCACATCAAGGGATCACCCAGCCCACAGATATTCAAGCACATGCAGTGCCTACCGCACTTGCAGGGCATGACATTTTTGCTCAGTCTAAAACTGGGTCGGGCAAAACATTAGCGTTTTTGTTACCTGCTGTTCAGCGAGTTATGAAACAAAAAGCGCTCAGTAAACGCGATCCTCGTGTACTTATCGTTGCGCCAACTCGTGAGCTTGCAACGCAAGTATTTACTCAGTTGCGCTTATTAATTGCGGGCACAAACATTAAAGCCGTAAAAATTTTAGGCGGTGAAAACTTTAACGATCAAATTAAAGCACTGCGTAACGACCCGCACTTTGTTGTTGCAACACCCGGGCGTTTGGCCGATCACATCACAAAGCGCTCATTACAATTAAGTGGTTTAGAGCTGTTAATTTTTGATGAAGCTGACCGTATCCTAGATTTAGGTTTTACTGAACAACTTAAAATGATTAATGAGCAAGCAAATCACCGTTTGCGCCAAACATTATTGTTTTCGGCAACACTTGATCATGCACAAGTAGATGCACTTTCACGCAACTTATTAAAAAAACCAAAACAGATTACGCTTAGCGCAGCAAACGAGCAGCACAGTGATATTAAACAAACTCTTTATTTAGCTGATCACCTTGATCATAAAGAAGCGCTACTTGAACACTTTTTAAAGCAAGACGATGTTGGCCAATGTATTATTTTTACTGCAACACGAGCCGATACCAGCCGTTTAAGTGAAGCTTTAAATGACAAAGGATTTAAATCAGTCGCGCTCGCTGGCGATTTAACACAAAGTAAACGCCTTGAGATCATGGACTCGTTTAGCCGTGAAAACTTTAAAATACTTATTACGACCGATGTCGCTTCACGCGGCTTAGATTTATTAAGTGTTACGCACGTAATCAACTTTGATTTACCAAAACACGCAGAAGAATATGTACACCGTATAGGGCGTACAGGCCGCGCAGGTTTTAAAGGTAATGCATTATCACTTGTGGGCCCTAAAGACTGGGCAAGCTATTTAGCTATAAAATCGTTTTTGAACGATGAGCTGGTATTTGCAAGTGTTGAAGGTTTAAAAGCTAAATTTAAAGGTATTAAAGAGAAAAAACCTGTTGCTGCAACTGTAAAAACTAAAAAAGTAACGCAGGTTAAAAAGCCACACGTTAAACGCAAAGTCAAACCTAAAAAACCACTGGCACCAATTAAAGCCCCTATGAATATTGATGGCGATTCACCAATGCGCCGCAAAAAAAAGCCTGAGCAGGAATAA
- a CDS encoding efflux RND transporter permease subunit: MKQQPMMQDLPSMAIRRPVLIVVLNLLIIIAGIAAIAGVEVRELPDVDRPRITVSAPFPGGSPETVDTEVTSKLEGAVARVSGVKSIRAQSEEGNSRIVVEFRPGINLDDAANETRESVARVQRELPEEVERVSIIKADNDAEAVVSLTVASDSLSLEALTERVDVDLAPQFLTIPGVADVRLNGDRERVLRVRIDPLKLSSFNLTIPDVAQVLSQAPFDVPAGSLKANDQQIIVRADATSITPEQVGDIIIQGDTRISDIAAVYFGPADPRSMVRLNGKPVIGMEIIRQAQSNTIEISDEVLKLINSMQTRFPEMEFTLTSDDAQFIRSSVDEVIYSLLLTVLLVVITLWVFIGSWRATLVPAFAIPVALIGSLALIWALGFSINILTLLALVLATGLIVDDAIVVSENIQRQRGLGLGRRAAAVIGTREVFFAVVATTAVLAAVFIPIAFLPSTAGRLFREFGGVLAGAVIISSFVALSLVPALTSKLKLKQGGFHPFAKLGHWLGGIYTKSIHKVLDHAWLTFVACLLVAAGSGALYTSLDNELLPSEDRGKIRIFARGPDGVGLNFMDRQAIKMEDILLPFVDSGEIESIYTVVGQWDPNIVFITVPLKHWDERHFTQQEIINKIREPLGNIPGAPAYPGGANSLNLRGQGGGVEIALLGQDYLQIFKAAQQFSTALEKAVPEVAPVRISYQPSQPQLRVNIDRRRAQELGVALSDIAITLRAAINGDDIEDLNIGDQSVPIMLQAQNQTINDPSDLANLYIRAGNNSLVPLSSVAYISEEGVAAELERHAQRRSIELSMELPDGLTIASLVEQIKQVSEQSLAPGIALAFKGEALTYEETSSEVLVTYVLAFLIVFLVLAAQFENVNSAVVVMITVPFGITSAILALYLTGTSLNIYSQIGLVMLIGLIAKNAILLVEFADQLRDQGLTVRKAVEQAALVRLRPITMTLISTLLGALPLIMSTGAGAEARNAIGWVVFGGLALAVLFTLYLTPVIYLGLARFTTPRGDESKELEQELEKLT, from the coding sequence ATGAAACAGCAACCTATGATGCAAGACTTACCATCAATGGCGATTCGCCGCCCAGTACTTATTGTGGTACTTAACTTACTTATTATTATTGCCGGCATTGCAGCTATTGCAGGGGTTGAGGTTAGAGAGCTCCCCGATGTAGATAGGCCGCGTATTACCGTTTCAGCTCCATTTCCAGGTGGCTCCCCAGAAACAGTAGACACCGAAGTAACCAGCAAATTAGAAGGCGCAGTAGCGCGCGTAAGTGGTGTTAAATCTATCCGTGCGCAAAGTGAAGAAGGCAACTCGCGGATTGTTGTTGAGTTTAGACCGGGTATTAATTTAGATGATGCCGCAAACGAAACGCGTGAGTCGGTAGCGCGTGTTCAACGTGAGCTCCCTGAAGAAGTTGAGCGCGTATCAATAATAAAAGCTGATAACGATGCAGAAGCCGTTGTATCGCTAACTGTCGCTAGTGATAGTTTATCGCTTGAAGCACTTACCGAGCGAGTTGATGTTGACTTAGCCCCACAATTTTTAACTATTCCTGGGGTTGCTGATGTACGTTTAAACGGTGATAGAGAGCGAGTATTAAGAGTACGAATCGACCCGCTTAAACTGAGCAGCTTTAATTTAACTATTCCAGATGTTGCACAAGTACTTAGCCAAGCCCCATTTGATGTACCAGCAGGGAGTTTAAAGGCAAACGATCAGCAAATAATTGTCCGAGCCGATGCTACATCAATCACCCCTGAGCAAGTGGGCGATATAATAATACAAGGCGACACCCGTATTAGCGATATTGCAGCCGTTTATTTTGGCCCTGCCGATCCTCGCTCTATGGTTAGGCTTAATGGTAAACCTGTTATAGGCATGGAAATAATTCGCCAAGCACAATCAAATACAATAGAGATATCTGATGAGGTATTAAAGCTCATCAACAGCATGCAAACACGCTTTCCTGAAATGGAATTTACGCTTACCTCTGATGATGCACAGTTTATACGAAGCTCAGTTGATGAGGTAATTTACTCTTTATTGCTAACTGTACTGTTAGTAGTGATAACACTGTGGGTTTTTATTGGCTCATGGCGCGCTACACTCGTACCTGCATTTGCAATTCCGGTGGCCTTAATTGGCTCGCTCGCACTTATTTGGGCACTCGGGTTTTCGATTAATATTTTAACCTTACTCGCCCTTGTACTCGCTACTGGTTTAATTGTTGATGACGCCATTGTAGTAAGCGAAAACATTCAGCGACAACGAGGCTTAGGATTAGGTCGGCGTGCAGCTGCGGTAATAGGCACACGAGAAGTGTTTTTTGCAGTAGTAGCAACTACAGCCGTGCTGGCTGCTGTATTTATTCCTATTGCATTTTTACCTTCAACCGCTGGGCGATTATTTAGAGAGTTTGGTGGTGTACTTGCAGGTGCTGTAATTATATCTAGCTTTGTAGCGCTATCTTTAGTGCCTGCACTTACCTCTAAATTAAAGTTAAAGCAGGGTGGCTTTCACCCATTTGCAAAACTAGGTCACTGGCTTGGCGGAATTTATACAAAATCAATTCACAAGGTGCTTGATCATGCATGGCTTACGTTTGTTGCATGTTTATTAGTTGCAGCTGGTTCGGGTGCATTATATACAAGCCTAGATAACGAACTATTACCGAGTGAAGATCGCGGAAAAATACGTATATTTGCGCGCGGGCCTGATGGTGTAGGGCTTAATTTTATGGATAGACAAGCCATAAAAATGGAAGATATTTTACTGCCTTTTGTTGATAGCGGCGAAATTGAATCAATTTATACCGTAGTTGGCCAATGGGATCCAAACATTGTATTTATTACTGTGCCACTAAAACATTGGGACGAGCGGCATTTTACTCAACAAGAAATAATTAATAAAATTCGCGAGCCTTTGGGTAATATTCCAGGTGCACCAGCGTACCCAGGTGGAGCCAATAGCTTAAACTTACGAGGTCAAGGCGGTGGTGTTGAAATTGCCTTACTAGGGCAAGACTACCTGCAAATATTTAAAGCAGCTCAGCAGTTCTCTACAGCTCTTGAAAAAGCAGTACCTGAAGTTGCCCCAGTGCGTATTTCGTATCAACCTTCACAACCTCAGCTTAGAGTAAATATAGACCGACGACGCGCACAAGAACTTGGCGTTGCGCTCAGCGACATTGCAATTACACTAAGGGCTGCCATAAACGGCGACGATATTGAAGATTTAAACATAGGCGATCAGTCCGTTCCTATAATGTTGCAAGCGCAAAATCAAACAATAAACGATCCGAGCGATTTGGCTAATTTATACATAAGAGCTGGCAATAACAGCTTAGTGCCATTAAGTAGCGTGGCTTATATTTCTGAAGAAGGGGTTGCAGCTGAACTCGAGCGCCACGCCCAACGCCGCTCTATTGAGCTCAGTATGGAGCTACCAGATGGATTAACGATTGCATCGTTGGTTGAGCAAATTAAGCAAGTGTCTGAGCAATCGCTAGCGCCTGGTATCGCCCTTGCGTTTAAAGGGGAAGCATTGACCTATGAAGAAACATCTAGCGAAGTACTTGTAACTTATGTACTGGCTTTTTTAATTGTATTTTTAGTGTTGGCTGCGCAATTTGAAAATGTAAACAGCGCTGTAGTCGTTATGATAACCGTCCCTTTTGGGATTACTTCTGCAATTTTAGCGCTTTATTTAACGGGAACATCGTTAAATATATATTCTCAAATTGGCCTAGTTATGCTTATTGGCTTAATCGCTAAAAACGCCATACTACTGGTTGAATTTGCAGACCAATTAAGAGATCAAGGCTTAACGGTTAGAAAAGCAGTAGAGCAGGCGGCATTAGTGCGTTTAAGACCAATCACCATGACCCTAATATCAACCTTGTTAGGTGCGCTGCCATTAATTATGTCTACTGGGGCAGGTGCTGAAGCACGTAATGCAATTGGCTGGGTGGTATTTGGTGGGCTTGCACTGGCTGTGTTATTTACGCTTTACCTTACGCCTGTAATTTATTTAGGTTTAGCACGTTTTACAACTCCTCGAGGTGATGAGTCTAAAGAGCTAGAACAAGAGCTTGAAAAGCTAACTTAA
- a CDS encoding efflux RND transporter periplasmic adaptor subunit, whose product MKSRILLISMFTVLSFVTLPAVSANVVVQKITLERAKQQVQAVGNTEAIHSVMLYPAVADRVTAVHFKPGDKVKKGDTLLELDSRRQKAALDEAKIKLADTQRILERLQQSQAKGAVPKSDVDDAKTIVELAKVTLTQAQTELEDRKVIAPLNGIMGLTDVEVGDRISEQTAIASIDDTSDLYINFNAPESAISMLRNKSNITVFPWQSEKPINAEIAYLDSRIDPQTRTLRVKAKLNNANQQFLPGMSFRVHIEMLGDNYAAIPEAALLWGATGPYVWTSVDNKATRVDVKIEQRLSGRLLVSGPLNKDDILVIEGVQRLRTQQALSFNAADTQE is encoded by the coding sequence TTGAAATCGCGAATTTTATTAATCAGCATGTTTACTGTCTTATCATTTGTAACCTTACCAGCAGTAAGTGCCAATGTTGTGGTACAAAAAATAACGCTAGAGCGTGCTAAGCAACAAGTTCAAGCTGTTGGTAATACTGAGGCTATTCATTCAGTTATGTTATACCCAGCAGTTGCTGATAGAGTAACCGCTGTACATTTTAAACCCGGCGATAAAGTAAAAAAAGGCGACACCTTACTCGAACTTGATTCACGTAGGCAAAAAGCTGCACTTGATGAAGCTAAAATTAAACTTGCCGATACCCAACGAATACTAGAGCGATTACAACAAAGCCAAGCAAAAGGGGCTGTGCCAAAAAGTGACGTTGATGATGCTAAAACCATTGTTGAACTTGCAAAAGTTACTTTGACTCAGGCTCAAACTGAGCTTGAGGATAGAAAAGTCATTGCACCATTAAACGGTATTATGGGCCTTACTGATGTAGAAGTTGGCGATAGAATCTCTGAGCAAACGGCTATAGCGAGTATTGATGATACGAGCGACTTGTACATTAACTTTAACGCGCCAGAGTCAGCCATATCTATGCTTCGTAATAAAAGCAATATAACAGTATTTCCGTGGCAGTCAGAAAAGCCAATTAACGCCGAAATTGCGTACCTAGATTCAAGAATCGACCCTCAAACACGTACCCTGCGTGTAAAAGCAAAGCTAAATAACGCCAACCAGCAGTTTTTACCGGGTATGAGTTTTAGAGTTCATATTGAAATGTTAGGTGATAATTATGCCGCAATACCAGAAGCTGCATTATTGTGGGGAGCAACAGGGCCGTATGTGTGGACAAGTGTTGATAACAAAGCCACACGTGTTGATGTAAAAATAGAGCAGCGTCTTTCAGGGCGATTATTAGTATCTGGGCCTTTAAATAAAGATGATATTTTAGTTATTGAAGGCGTACAGCGCTTGCGTACTCAGCAAGCGCTAAGCTTCAATGCAGCAGATACGCAGGAGTAG
- a CDS encoding DUF294 nucleotidyltransferase-like domain-containing protein has translation MQAEQVEIAQFLAQHPPFDDLPTNALNELAQQVEVAYYRSQTDILTLGQDIADLFIIRSGSVEIYRRNSELYNRLDVGGIFGQMGLLMNRKVRFPAKALEDTLVYCINFELFNRYCDEFDGFADYFEADGNVRLRQALVEQADSNDLTTAKVKSLIHRDVVTVNTQTTVQDVAKMMTEEAVSSVLVTDLDKPISDDPEEDDGQIVGIITDRDIRTKVVAQGLGLDVTANQIMSTNLVLLDSNSYVFEAVLAMLRDNLHHLPVVQKRRPIGVISLSDILRYESQSSLLLVRGILAQQTIEDLAHYARQLPNVFVRMVNEDANSHMVGTAMAVIGRTFKQRLLVLAEEKFGPPPVPYCFIALGSMARDEQLIVTDQDNALILDDSYDDDKHNDYFQNISDFVCDGLAQCGYTYCTGEIMASFKKWRKTRSQWFDQFSDWIAQPKPQALLNSSIFFDLDGVWGKTKWADELKVFIAKQSKQNRVFLANMAANARNRTPPLGFFKGFVLEHNGQHKRSMNLKRRGTAPLSDVIRVHALAMGSRKQNSFERLEDIIDARLLPEGKAQDLRDSLEYIAMMRIRHQAWQIEQGEEPDNDIDPHLLSPFEQRNLKEAFAILEKAQSFLKFSYSANVGVK, from the coding sequence ATGCAAGCTGAACAAGTTGAAATAGCGCAGTTTTTAGCGCAGCACCCGCCATTTGATGATTTACCTACCAACGCCTTAAACGAGCTTGCCCAGCAGGTTGAGGTGGCTTATTACCGCTCTCAAACTGATATTCTTACATTAGGCCAAGATATTGCCGACTTATTTATTATTCGTAGCGGCTCGGTCGAAATTTATCGTCGTAATAGTGAGCTTTATAACCGCCTAGATGTAGGGGGTATTTTTGGCCAAATGGGTTTGTTGATGAACCGAAAAGTGCGTTTTCCTGCAAAAGCGCTCGAAGATACGTTGGTTTATTGTATAAATTTTGAATTATTTAATCGCTATTGCGATGAATTTGACGGCTTTGCCGATTACTTTGAAGCCGATGGTAACGTGCGATTACGCCAAGCCTTAGTAGAGCAAGCAGATAGTAACGATTTAACAACGGCAAAAGTTAAATCGCTTATTCACCGCGATGTTGTAACGGTAAACACACAAACAACCGTGCAAGATGTAGCTAAAATGATGACCGAAGAAGCGGTTTCGTCTGTGCTAGTAACCGATTTAGATAAGCCTATAAGCGATGACCCCGAAGAAGACGATGGGCAAATTGTAGGCATAATAACTGACCGAGATATACGTACCAAAGTGGTTGCTCAAGGGCTTGGGCTTGATGTAACTGCTAATCAAATTATGTCTACCAACTTAGTGCTGTTAGATTCAAACTCGTACGTATTTGAGGCTGTACTTGCCATGCTACGTGATAATTTGCATCATTTACCTGTGGTACAAAAACGCCGACCTATAGGGGTTATATCGCTCTCTGATATTTTACGCTATGAGTCACAAAGTAGCTTATTGTTAGTCCGTGGAATATTAGCGCAACAAACAATCGAAGATTTAGCACACTATGCGCGCCAATTACCCAATGTTTTTGTACGTATGGTAAACGAAGATGCAAATTCGCATATGGTCGGCACTGCAATGGCCGTAATAGGGCGCACATTTAAGCAACGTTTATTGGTCTTAGCTGAAGAAAAGTTTGGCCCGCCACCTGTACCGTATTGTTTTATAGCTCTTGGCTCAATGGCACGCGATGAGCAGCTAATTGTAACCGATCAAGATAACGCGCTTATTTTAGATGACAGTTACGATGACGATAAGCACAACGATTACTTTCAAAATATTTCTGATTTTGTTTGTGATGGCCTTGCGCAATGTGGATATACATATTGTACGGGCGAAATTATGGCGTCTTTCAAAAAGTGGCGTAAAACCCGCTCGCAGTGGTTTGATCAATTCTCTGATTGGATAGCGCAACCAAAACCACAAGCGTTACTTAACAGCTCCATTTTTTTTGATTTAGATGGCGTGTGGGGCAAAACAAAATGGGCCGACGAGCTTAAAGTGTTTATAGCAAAACAAAGTAAACAAAACCGTGTGTTTTTAGCCAATATGGCTGCTAATGCCAGAAATCGTACACCGCCCCTTGGCTTTTTTAAAGGTTTTGTATTGGAGCATAACGGCCAACATAAGCGCTCTATGAACCTTAAGCGCCGCGGTACAGCGCCTCTTTCAGATGTAATTAGAGTGCACGCATTGGCTATGGGCTCACGAAAGCAAAATTCGTTTGAGCGCCTTGAAGATATTATTGACGCTCGCTTGCTGCCTGAGGGTAAAGCACAAGATTTACGCGATTCTTTAGAATACATTGCAATGATGCGAATTCGTCATCAGGCTTGGCAAATAGAGCAGGGCGAAGAGCCTGATAACGATATTGACCCGCATTTATTGTCACCGTTTGAACAGCGTAATTTAAAAGAGGCTTTTGCTATTTTAGAAAAAGCACAAAGCTTTTTAAAATTTAGTTATTCAGCCAATGTAGGTGTTAAGTAA